A window of Phyllobacterium sp. T1293 contains these coding sequences:
- a CDS encoding DUF2147 domain-containing protein: MNRKFLLACAGVVLMAGPALAEEPIVGTWKRPTGTLIQYASCGADKYCGTVLTGEYKGKSIGEMSGKGGSYKGQVNKLDEGKTYNGKASVSGNTLSLSGCVLGGLICKSESLTRQ, translated from the coding sequence ATGAATCGCAAATTTTTGTTGGCATGCGCTGGCGTCGTACTCATGGCAGGACCAGCCCTTGCCGAGGAACCAATTGTCGGCACGTGGAAACGGCCAACGGGCACGCTTATTCAATATGCATCCTGTGGTGCAGACAAATATTGCGGCACGGTCCTGACGGGCGAATATAAAGGCAAGTCAATCGGCGAGATGTCCGGCAAGGGCGGGTCCTATAAGGGACAGGTCAACAAGCTGGACGAGGGCAAGACATATAATGGCAAGGCCAGCGTCAGCGGCAATACCCTGTCATTGTCAGGTTGCGTGCTCGGCGGACTGATCTGCAAGAGCGAAAGCCTTACACGTCAATAA
- the bla gene encoding class A beta-lactamase, which yields MSGHITRRAALVGSMLVVPALSLSLRSAGAATATGPSLEAAFKELEKATGARLGVSAHDTGSGKRIDYREKELFAMCSTFKFFAAAAILARVDQKKEQLDRIVTYKKSDLVDYSPVTEKHVGEGMSLAAICEAAITYSDNSAGNLMLDALGGSKGLTEYARSLGDTITRLDRRETELNEATPGDPRDTTTPAAMRENLEKTVLGTALSEQSRKQLADWLIGNKVGDKRLRAGLPKDWKVGDKTGTSDSGMANDVAVIWPPDRKPIVLTVYLYDPKGTADSRNAIHQKVASLIAEHI from the coding sequence ATGTCAGGTCATATTACGCGCCGCGCTGCGCTTGTTGGGTCCATGCTGGTTGTTCCGGCGCTGTCACTGTCGTTGAGATCAGCGGGGGCAGCCACGGCAACTGGCCCATCTCTCGAAGCCGCGTTCAAAGAACTGGAGAAAGCAACCGGTGCGCGCCTTGGGGTTTCGGCGCACGATACCGGCAGCGGTAAGCGTATCGACTATCGTGAAAAAGAACTGTTTGCCATGTGCAGCACGTTCAAGTTTTTTGCGGCAGCGGCCATTCTCGCGCGCGTTGACCAGAAGAAGGAACAGCTTGACCGGATAGTCACCTATAAAAAGTCCGATCTCGTTGACTATTCGCCGGTCACTGAAAAGCACGTGGGTGAGGGGATGTCGCTTGCAGCCATTTGTGAGGCGGCGATCACCTACAGCGATAATTCCGCTGGCAACCTGATGCTGGATGCGCTGGGTGGATCAAAGGGGCTGACCGAATATGCACGGTCCCTCGGTGACACGATCACCAGACTGGACCGGCGCGAGACCGAACTCAACGAAGCCACACCGGGCGATCCGCGCGATACGACCACTCCGGCTGCCATGCGCGAAAATCTGGAAAAGACTGTGCTGGGCACCGCTCTGTCGGAACAGTCGCGCAAACAGCTCGCCGATTGGCTGATCGGCAACAAGGTTGGTGACAAACGTTTGCGGGCAGGGCTGCCAAAGGACTGGAAGGTGGGCGACAAGACTGGGACAAGCGATAGCGGCATGGCCAATGATGTGGCAGTGATCTGGCCGCCGGATCGCAAGCCGATCGTACTGACCGTCTATCTCTATGATCCGAAGGGAACGGCAGACAGCCGCAATGCCATCCATCAGAAAGTGGCAAGCCTTATCGCCGAACATATCTGA
- a CDS encoding SRPBCC family protein: MVAALAARDKDRELTIVRVVDAPVELVFKVWSQPEHIVRWWGPKNFTCPSCEMDFREGGAYRSSIRSPDGEDAWMVGHYNEIVEPERIVFTFAWEDADGMRGPQTLVSVTLSAEGEQTRLVFHQAPFDSVEDRDSHQNGWTECMERLEAYVEPLGHAH, encoded by the coding sequence ATGGTCGCAGCGCTGGCAGCCCGGGACAAGGACCGCGAACTGACAATCGTGCGGGTTGTCGATGCGCCCGTAGAGCTTGTATTCAAGGTGTGGTCGCAGCCGGAACATATCGTTCGGTGGTGGGGGCCGAAGAATTTCACCTGCCCCAGTTGCGAGATGGATTTCCGGGAGGGCGGCGCTTACCGCTCATCCATTCGCTCGCCCGATGGAGAAGACGCCTGGATGGTCGGTCATTACAATGAGATTGTCGAGCCGGAGCGGATCGTTTTCACTTTCGCCTGGGAGGACGCCGATGGCATGCGCGGGCCGCAAACACTGGTGAGCGTCACCTTGAGCGCTGAAGGCGAGCAGACCAGGCTCGTTTTCCATCAGGCACCATTCGATTCAGTTGAAGACCGTGACTCCCATCAAAATGGCTGGACCGAATGCATGGAGCGTCTGGAAGCCTATGTCGAGCCACTGGGCCACGCCCACTGA
- a CDS encoding GFA family protein, giving the protein MKKTYHGSCHCKTVRFECDVDLDAGTSKCNCSLCAKTRYWKAFIGGDDLRMIAGADNLTEYQFGGKNITHFFCKTCGVKPFGRGDLEIMGGVFYGLNLSVLDDLSPDELAAAPLQYQDGLHDNWGEVPTEIRHL; this is encoded by the coding sequence ATGAAAAAGACCTATCATGGCAGTTGCCATTGCAAGACGGTGCGTTTCGAATGTGATGTTGATCTGGATGCCGGTACGAGCAAGTGTAATTGCTCTTTATGTGCCAAGACACGCTATTGGAAAGCCTTTATTGGCGGCGATGACCTGCGAATGATCGCGGGCGCCGACAATCTGACCGAATACCAGTTCGGTGGCAAAAACATCACGCATTTCTTCTGCAAGACCTGCGGTGTGAAGCCTTTTGGCCGGGGAGACCTGGAGATAATGGGCGGCGTGTTCTACGGCCTCAATCTTTCGGTTCTTGATGATCTCTCACCGGACGAACTGGCAGCGGCCCCTTTGCAATATCAGGACGGGTTGCATGACAACTGGGGAGAGGTCCCGACGGAAATCCGGCATTTGTAG
- a CDS encoding glutathione S-transferase N-terminal domain-containing protein, which yields MTTQTKPIELYYWPTPNGWKISIMLEELGVPYDLKLVNIGRGEQFEPSFLKIAPNNRMPAIIDPEGPGGEPISVFESGAILQYLGRKFGKFYSQDERKRVAVEEWLFWQVGGLGPMAGQAHHFRQYAPEKIEYGINRYTNEVNRLYGVMNRRLEGRDYLADEYSIADMASFGWVISHANQGQDLNDFPNLKRWFETVGARPAVQRGRELGKEARRNLAKDKEAQKILFGQRAL from the coding sequence ATGACCACCCAGACGAAGCCGATTGAACTTTATTATTGGCCGACGCCGAATGGCTGGAAAATTTCCATCATGCTGGAAGAGCTTGGTGTTCCCTATGACCTCAAGCTCGTCAATATTGGCCGGGGCGAACAATTCGAACCCTCATTCCTCAAAATCGCCCCGAACAATCGCATGCCAGCGATTATCGATCCGGAAGGCCCCGGTGGTGAGCCCATTTCGGTTTTCGAGTCCGGTGCGATCCTGCAATATCTTGGCCGCAAGTTCGGCAAATTCTATTCGCAGGATGAACGCAAGCGCGTTGCTGTTGAGGAATGGCTGTTCTGGCAGGTGGGCGGTCTCGGGCCAATGGCGGGGCAGGCACACCATTTCCGCCAATATGCGCCGGAGAAAATCGAGTATGGCATCAATCGCTATACCAATGAGGTGAACCGGCTTTATGGCGTGATGAACCGGCGTCTGGAAGGCCGCGACTATCTTGCCGATGAATATTCCATCGCTGATATGGCATCGTTCGGCTGGGTTATTTCCCACGCAAATCAGGGGCAGGACCTCAACGATTTCCCCAATCTGAAGCGCTGGTTTGAAACAGTGGGAGCGCGCCCCGCCGTTCAGCGTGGCCGGGAGCTTGGCAAGGAAGCACGCCGTAATCTGGCAAAGGATAAGGAAGCCCAGAAAATCCTGTTTGGCCAAAGGGCGCTTTAA
- a CDS encoding AMP nucleosidase — protein MNNRIGTKKPVAISMPPHVEPEEFTDAKAAVQALIVLYERNTQFLRDGFDKVAKGEVENNTHFRAFYPEVRLSTSSYAQIDSRLAFGHVSAPGQYSANITRPDLFENYLEEQIRLLIRNHGGPVTVQESTTPIPIHFAFLEGTYVESSVADAFQRPLRDLFDVPDLNATDDRIVNGEYESDDIDGIMPLSPFTAQRVDYSLHRLSHYTATRPMHFQNYVLFTNYQFYIDEFCALARQLMADGGGGYERFIEPGNLITEAGNDAPTSGVPIGRLPQMPAYHLAKKDNAGITMVNIGVGPSNAKTITDHIAVLRPHAWLMLGHCAGLRNTQALGDYVLAHAYVREDHVLDDDLPVWVPIPALAEVQVALEQAVAEVTGLEGYDLKRIMRTGTVATIDNRNWELRDQRGPVKRLSQSRAIALDMESATIAANGFRFRVPYGTLLCVSDKPLHGELKLPGMATEFYKRQVAQHLQIGIRALEKLAEMPPEKLHSRKLRSFFEMAFQ, from the coding sequence ATGAACAATCGAATCGGAACAAAAAAACCCGTCGCCATCAGCATGCCACCCCATGTTGAACCCGAAGAATTCACCGACGCTAAAGCCGCCGTGCAGGCACTGATCGTCCTTTACGAGCGAAACACGCAGTTTCTGCGAGATGGCTTTGACAAGGTCGCCAAGGGTGAAGTGGAAAACAATACGCATTTTCGCGCCTTCTATCCGGAAGTGCGCCTTTCCACATCAAGCTATGCGCAGATCGACTCCCGCCTCGCCTTTGGCCACGTCTCGGCACCCGGCCAATATTCGGCAAACATCACCCGGCCCGATCTTTTCGAAAATTACCTCGAAGAACAGATCAGACTGCTGATCCGCAATCATGGCGGCCCGGTCACGGTGCAGGAATCGACAACGCCGATCCCCATCCATTTCGCCTTCCTTGAAGGCACCTATGTGGAATCCTCCGTTGCCGATGCTTTCCAGCGTCCGCTGCGCGATCTCTTCGATGTGCCTGACCTGAATGCCACCGACGACAGGATCGTCAATGGCGAATATGAGAGCGACGATATTGATGGCATCATGCCGCTGTCGCCCTTCACGGCACAGCGCGTCGACTATTCGCTGCATCGCCTGTCGCATTATACGGCGACGCGCCCGATGCATTTCCAGAACTATGTCCTCTTCACCAACTATCAGTTCTACATTGACGAGTTCTGCGCCCTCGCCCGGCAATTGATGGCCGATGGCGGCGGTGGCTATGAGCGGTTCATCGAGCCGGGCAATCTGATTACAGAAGCGGGCAATGATGCGCCGACATCTGGCGTGCCGATCGGCCGGTTGCCGCAAATGCCCGCCTATCATCTGGCAAAGAAAGACAATGCCGGCATCACGATGGTCAATATTGGTGTGGGTCCGTCCAATGCCAAGACCATCACCGACCATATCGCCGTGCTGCGTCCACATGCATGGCTGATGCTCGGCCATTGCGCAGGGCTTCGCAACACACAGGCGCTTGGTGACTATGTGCTTGCCCATGCCTATGTGCGCGAAGACCATGTTCTGGATGACGACCTGCCCGTCTGGGTGCCGATCCCGGCACTTGCGGAAGTACAGGTGGCGCTGGAGCAGGCCGTTGCTGAAGTTACCGGTCTTGAGGGCTACGATCTCAAACGCATCATGCGCACGGGAACAGTCGCTACAATCGACAACCGCAACTGGGAACTGCGCGACCAGCGTGGTCCGGTGAAGCGCCTGTCGCAATCGCGTGCCATAGCACTGGATATGGAGTCGGCAACTATCGCCGCCAACGGCTTCCGCTTCCGGGTGCCCTATGGAACGCTGCTGTGCGTTTCCGACAAGCCTCTGCACGGCGAACTGAAATTGCCAGGTATGGCAACCGAGTTCTACAAGCGTCAGGTCGCCCAGCATTTGCAGATCGGCATTCGCGCGCTGGAGAAGCTGGCGGAAATGCCACCCGAGAAACTCCACTCGCGCAAGTTGCGTAGCTTCTTCGAAATGGCCTTCCAGTAG
- a CDS encoding endonuclease/exonuclease/phosphatase family protein: MVTTTKSSWVKLAAVLVPVLLSVPLVLGFFGSVHPAFDAVAHFRMHLAGLMIITALPALFMGLWREGLMAIVLAVMALSTVLAPTPSPASAGTSRAVEPSGQPEYKLLQLNLRFDNVEQTDVIRLIAQQAPDVITLQEVSDNWRPKFAAIEARYPYNIYCPSTKRIGGVAILSRRPFALGTTPQCIGNALAGMARIDFGGRSALIAALHLEWPWPFTQAENVEELRPYFERLQGPMIVAGDFNAVPWSQTVRQIADASKTRSVDGLRPSWLVNGTLAKAARWIGMPLDHILVSDRISGMHVETLQPVGSDHLPLLLRFTVDGAADDGHDLQTVMLTDQAITSKP; encoded by the coding sequence ATGGTAACAACGACAAAATCGTCCTGGGTGAAGCTTGCCGCGGTTCTGGTGCCGGTTCTTCTATCGGTGCCTTTGGTTCTCGGTTTTTTTGGTTCCGTTCATCCGGCTTTTGATGCTGTTGCGCATTTTCGCATGCATCTCGCCGGGTTGATGATCATCACGGCTTTGCCAGCCCTGTTCATGGGTCTTTGGCGCGAGGGCCTGATGGCCATTGTCCTTGCCGTCATGGCCCTCTCGACCGTCCTTGCGCCTACGCCGTCGCCGGCATCTGCCGGAACATCGCGTGCGGTGGAACCATCTGGTCAGCCAGAATACAAGCTGTTGCAGTTGAATCTTCGCTTTGACAATGTCGAACAGACTGACGTGATCCGATTGATCGCGCAGCAGGCCCCTGACGTTATCACCTTGCAAGAGGTCTCGGATAATTGGCGACCGAAGTTTGCGGCAATTGAAGCGCGCTATCCCTATAATATCTATTGCCCCAGCACGAAGCGCATTGGCGGCGTTGCCATCCTCTCGCGCCGCCCCTTTGCTCTTGGCACCACGCCGCAATGCATTGGCAATGCGCTCGCAGGCATGGCGCGTATCGATTTCGGCGGGCGCAGTGCATTGATCGCAGCATTGCATCTTGAGTGGCCGTGGCCGTTCACGCAGGCAGAAAATGTCGAGGAGTTGCGGCCCTACTTCGAGCGGTTGCAGGGGCCAATGATTGTCGCCGGGGATTTCAATGCCGTGCCATGGAGCCAGACTGTTCGCCAGATTGCAGACGCCAGTAAGACCCGCTCGGTGGATGGCTTGCGTCCAAGCTGGCTCGTCAATGGCACTTTGGCCAAGGCGGCGCGCTGGATCGGCATGCCGCTCGATCATATCCTTGTCTCGGATCGCATATCGGGCATGCATGTCGAAACGCTTCAGCCTGTTGGATCAGATCATTTGCCACTGCTTCTGCGGTTTACCGTCGATGGAGCTGCCGATGATGGCCATGATCTGCAGACTGTTATGCTGACAGACCAAGCCATCACCTCAAAGCCATAA
- a CDS encoding LysE family translocator, producing the protein METTTIILFAATVLPLICTPGPDMLFVASQSLSEGPAAGLQATAGICLGYVVHSILVALGVAAVIAASPVLFEALRWLGVAYLIYLAFQLIRSATMTGKLTLSPEPGRAILQRGFLTAVLNPKGMMIYFAILPQFMSHTGSIALQAGLLSAIFVALCGIVYAILSTVIGGAGRRGNFSDRSRRMVEGGAGGLLIVAAGFMALR; encoded by the coding sequence ATGGAAACCACGACAATCATCTTATTCGCCGCGACAGTCCTGCCGCTAATCTGCACGCCCGGCCCCGATATGCTTTTCGTGGCATCGCAATCGCTGTCAGAAGGCCCAGCCGCGGGCCTGCAGGCAACCGCCGGAATCTGCCTTGGCTATGTGGTACACTCGATTCTGGTGGCGCTGGGTGTCGCGGCTGTTATTGCAGCTTCGCCTGTGCTGTTCGAAGCATTGCGATGGCTGGGCGTGGCCTATCTCATCTATCTGGCGTTCCAGCTCATCCGGTCAGCGACAATGACCGGAAAGCTTACTTTGTCACCGGAACCGGGCCGTGCCATCCTGCAGCGTGGTTTTCTCACAGCCGTTCTCAACCCCAAGGGCATGATGATCTACTTCGCCATCCTGCCCCAGTTCATGAGCCATACGGGCAGCATTGCTCTACAGGCGGGCTTGCTGTCTGCAATCTTCGTTGCGCTGTGCGGGATCGTCTATGCAATCCTGAGCACGGTCATTGGCGGGGCCGGTCGGCGGGGTAATTTTAGTGATCGCAGCCGGAGAATGGTCGAAGGTGGAGCGGGCGGTCTGTTGATCGTTGCTGCCGGTTTTATGGCTTTGAGGTGA